From a single Nicotiana tomentosiformis chromosome 2, ASM39032v3, whole genome shotgun sequence genomic region:
- the LOC138904835 gene encoding uncharacterized protein: protein MTDIPKYNGTTDPNEHVTSYTCAIKGNDLEDDEIESILLKKFRETLSKGAMIWYHNLPPNSIDSFAMLADSFIKAHVGAIKVATRISDLFKVKQKDNEMLREFVSRFQMERMELPPVTDDWAVQAFTQGLNERSSIASRQLKQNLIEYPAVTCVDVHNRYQSKIRVEDDQLGTTSDSVYPNRSAARNQRDIDRESRSNKDRYQPYIADRRNDGPGCNSTRNDRRSDQGQSSRGLMSKSGFDKHTDPTKAPRLSEYNFNIDASCIVSAIGRIKDTRWPRPIQTDPSQRNPNIMCKYHGTHGHRTEDCRQLREKVARLFNEGHLREFLCIEPRIISEKGMPTGKMNRKSHNM from the coding sequence ATGACGGATAtacctaagtacaatgggaccaccgatcccaatgagcatgtcacctcctacacatgcgccatcaaaggtaacgatttggaagatgacgagatcgaatctaTTCTATTGAAGAAGTTCAGAGAGACTCTAtcgaagggggcaatgatttggtaCCATAATCTACCgccaaattccattgactcatttgccatgttagcggattcTTTCATAAAGGCACATGTCGGGGCCATAAAGGTTGCGACGAGAatatcagaccttttcaaagtaaaacagaaggataatgaaatgcttagggagttcgtgtcccgatttcaaatggaacgcatggagttgccaccggtcacggatgattgggctgttcaagccttCACTCAGGGGTTGAATGAAcgaagttcgatagcatcacgtcaactgaagcagaacttgatcgaatATCCGGCGGTAACCTGtgtcgatgtacataatcggtatcagtcgaagatcagagtcgaagatgaccaattAGGAACTACTTCCGATTCCGTATATCCGAACAGGTCCGCCGCCAGAAATCAAAGAGATATCGATAGGGAATCTCGGTCGAAcaaagaccgatatcaaccatacatcGCAGATCGTAGGAACGACGGTCCTGGATGCAATTCCACCCGAAATGACCGAAGAAGTGATCAAGGACAgagttctcggggacttatgagcaaaagtggttttgataAGCACACTGATCCCACAAAGGCACCTCGATTGTCGGAGTATAACTTTAATATCGATGCATCATGTATTGTATCGGCAATTGGacgaatcaaagatactagatggcccaggcccatacagaccgatccttcccaaagaaaccccaatATTATGTGTAAGTATCACGGCACACATGGCCACAGAACTgaggattgcaggcaactaagagagaaggtagcccgtctattcaacgagggtcaccttcgagagttcTTATGTattgagccaagaatcatttcagagaaagggatgccaacaggaaaaatgaacaggaagAGCCACAACATGTGA
- the LOC138906485 gene encoding probable zinc transporter 10, whose product MVSYKHIAIILILISIFTPQALSVVEDCGAEEDNSCVNKSKALGLKIIAIVSILITSMIGVCLPLVTRSIPALSPERSLFVIVKAFAAGIILATGFMHVLPDSFDMLSSSCLKENPWHKFPFTGFVAMLSAIFTLAIDSMATSLYSKKNKAGVIPESQAQGGDQEMGAGNHVHSHHHHGSFSTKDGVDGTKLLRYRVIAMVLELGIIVHSIVIGISLGASNNTCTIKGLVAALCFHQMFEGMGLGGCILQAEYKFLKKAIMAFFFAVTTPFGIALGIALSSTYEENSPRALITVGLLNASSAGLLIYMALVDLLAADFMGEKLQGSIKLQIKSYMAVLLGAGGMSLMAKWA is encoded by the exons ATGGTTAGTTATAAGCACATAGCCATAATCTTAATTCTCATCTCAATTTTCACACCTCAAGCTTTATCAGTAGTAGAAGATTGTGGGGCAGAAGAAGACAACTCATGTGTCAACAAATCAAAAGCTTTAGGCTTAAAAATCATAGCCATAGTCTCCATCTTAATCACAAGTATGATTGGAGTATGTCTTCCACTGGTCACACGTTCAATCCCAGCCCTAAGCCCAGAACGTAGCCTTTTCGTGATCGTCAAGGCATTTGCTGCCGGAATTATTCTAGCCACCGGTTTCATGCACGTGCTTCCCGATTCATTCGACATGTTGTCGTCAAGTTGCTTGAAAGAGAACCCTTGGCATAAGTTCCCCTTCACTGGATTTGTTGCAATGTTGTCTGCTATTTTTACTTTGGCTATTGACTCCATGGCTACTAGTTTGTACAGCAAGAAAAACAAAGCTGGTGTAATTCCAGAAAGTCAAGCTCAAGGTGGTGATCAGGAAATGGGAGCTGGAAACCATGTTCATTCCCATCATCACCATGGATCCTTTTCGACTAAAGATGGAGTTGATGGCACGAAACTACTTCGATACAGAGTGATTGCCATG GTGTTAGAGCTGGGAATCATTGTTCACTCGATTGTGATAGGGATTTCTCTAGGTGCTTCAAATAATACTTGCACAATTAAAGGACTTGTCGCTGCTCTTTGCTTTCATCAAATGTTTGAAGGAATGGGACTTGGTGGTTGTATTCTCCAG GCTGAGTACAAGTTCTTGAAGAAAGCAATAATGGCATTCTTCTTCGCAGTAACAACCCCATTTGGTATAGCACTTGGGATAGCACTTTCAAGCACTTACGAGGAGAACAGTCCTCGGGCATTAATAACCGTTGGATTGCTCAATGCGTCATCTGCTGGCCTTCTTATTTACATGGCTTTAGTAGATCTTCTTGCTGCAGATTTTATGGGTGAGAAGTTACAAGGCAGCATTAAGCTACAGATCAAGTCTTACATGGCTGTTCTTCTTGGTGCCGGTGGCATGTCTCTTATGGCCAAATGGGCCTAA